The genomic interval CTCTTCATCTAAAATAATCATTTCTGGATTACTCAATAAAAGTAATTTTTGTATCTCCTGACTATCCGGTAGCTTGGCATCAGGAAATCCGATGTGCCAAGCTTGTGTAACCGGGCCTAGAGCAATATTAAGATTACTAGGAGTAGATAAGCTTTCCTTTTTACCTATTTTAATAAGTTCAAACAACTCAGGATGGATCTGTACTGGTTTGAGACCAGCCTGATGATTAATTTGAGATAATTCTGATTCAGAGTCATTAGCACTGAATCTTTTGTTATAGATATCGAGTAATTGACAAGCAATTTCTAATTTCAGGTCTGCCTGATCATCTTCAATGAGAAGGTCAATTGTTGTTCCCATCATATGAATTTGTTGACTTAACTTCAATAATTATCCTCACTTTCGTATAGCATTAAACAAGTTTATTATAATACTTTCAAAAAGATAATGCTTACATAGATAAATATTAGTTGTACAAATAGTGGTATTTTGTTTTATATTTTGAATTTATATTATGAAAAAAATAAAAGGTTAACCATTAAGGCTTCCTTTTTGTGTATAAAATATTATTTTTCAGGAACAATGATTTTTCCTGAAACAATTTTTTCCTTAGCTTGTATAATAGAGTTTTTGATTTCTGAAGTAACATTATCCAGCCCTAGGCTAACACCTCCATTTTTAAGGTCATACTTAATGACTTCTTCGCTAGGGAATTTATTATTTTTCGTCTTTTCAGATATATCCTTAACTACTTCTCCCACCTCTTTAATAGTAGAAACTAAAACAAAGTTAGACTTTTTACCATCTTTTGAGGTATATTTACCTAAATATTTTTGATCCTGATCTACACCTATAAGCCATACTTTATCTGATTCTTTTCTATTGTTATTTAATGATTTTGCCTCATTAAAAGCCCCAGACCCAGCATTACCAGCACATTGAAAGATAACGTCATTTCCCGAAGCATACATGGCAGCTGCAATTGTTTTAGTTTTCGCAGCATCTGTAAATGTTCCTGAATATTGAACTTTAACTTGAATGTTTGGCTTTATAGACTCGGCTCCAGCAATGTATCCTTTTTCGAAATGGGTTACAATATCTGACTCCATTCCACCAATGAAACCAATTTTATTGGTTTTTGATGCCTTAGCTGCTGCGACACCAGCAAGATAAGCTGCTTCATTATCT from Lactococcus lactis carries:
- a CDS encoding BMP family lipoprotein, whose product is MKKQKIIVSAIALISLFSLTACGYNRENQSGKAKTTLKVALVPGTGGVNDRSFNQSAWEGLQDWGKENNLKKGVGYNYYQSNSDSEYITNYNSAKQAGYKLLFGIGYSLQDATTIAAKNNPDSNFVIIDSVITSQKNVASATFADNEAAYLAGVAAAKASKTNKIGFIGGMESDIVTHFEKGYIAGAESIKPNIQVKVQYSGTFTDAAKTKTIAAAMYASGNDVIFQCAGNAGSGAFNEAKSLNNNRKESDKVWLIGVDQDQKYLGKYTSKDGKKSNFVLVSTIKEVGEVVKDISEKTKNNKFPSEEVIKYDLKNGGVSLGLDNVTSEIKNSIIQAKEKIVSGKIIVPEK